The following are encoded together in the Paludisphaera mucosa genome:
- a CDS encoding fused MFS/spermidine synthase, with protein sequence MDTKVRNGLFGAATLGASGLLFAVQPMIGKMLLPAFGGTPGVWNACMLFFQAALLVGYAYVHATSALLGVRGQAVLHGLLSIAALGFLPILIPLDRSPPTAGAWGPGLWVFGLLATTVGPPFVLIAATSPLLQRWYASPGGRDPFVLYAASCAGNLAALAAYPLLIEPLSTLGWQTRAWSAGFGAATTATLLCAVAADRRPVGVAVEEPGGTVGRTSWREFLTWTALASGPVVWLLALTTHLTSELAPMPLLWTIPLGMYLVTYILAFAGVGERWARRLAPTFPWLATALTLVLAAGFVHPPWMPLHLATFFVAALLGHSRLAAIRPEPGRLTTFYLAIGLGGALGSLFCAILAPWLFDRMVEYPLVVFASCMALAWPSGRRLRGELPIPILIFLATWVLTSWPDLRDATAGVLVAMLAAGLGVLAVWESGSRPLRFALTLGAVFLAGGLAPDPGGEVIRRGRNFFGRLRVLYDAKADVRRLMHGSTLHGQQSLAPGLREEPSTYFTRSGPIGEMFAAAGSTLDRPGTRVAVVGLGTGTLACYARPGQAWTFYEIDDAVARVAEDPACFTYLADARRRGASVAVVEGDARLRLADAPDAGFALIVLDAFSSDAVPVHLLSREAVALYRRKLAPGGVLAFNLSTNFLDLDLLMARQALDAGLACRVRHDREVPAAAVEAGKRPSIWALMAESEALPPLPPDWSAPRARPGSSPWTDDYSDLASYLILGRRRSGSFGSVGPAPEPIPDTRKTP encoded by the coding sequence ATGGACACGAAGGTTCGGAACGGGCTGTTCGGCGCCGCCACCCTGGGGGCCTCGGGGCTGCTCTTCGCGGTCCAGCCGATGATCGGCAAGATGCTGCTGCCGGCCTTCGGCGGGACGCCGGGGGTCTGGAACGCGTGCATGCTGTTCTTCCAGGCGGCCCTGCTGGTCGGCTACGCCTACGTCCACGCGACCTCGGCCCTGCTGGGCGTCCGGGGCCAGGCGGTCCTGCACGGCCTGCTCTCGATCGCGGCGCTGGGGTTCCTGCCGATCCTGATCCCGCTCGACCGCTCGCCCCCCACGGCCGGGGCCTGGGGGCCGGGGCTCTGGGTGTTCGGCCTGCTGGCGACGACCGTCGGGCCGCCGTTCGTCCTGATCGCCGCGACCTCCCCCCTGCTCCAGCGCTGGTACGCCTCGCCCGGCGGCCGCGACCCGTTCGTCCTGTACGCCGCGAGCTGCGCGGGCAACCTGGCGGCGCTGGCGGCCTATCCGCTGCTGATCGAGCCCCTGTCCACCCTGGGATGGCAGACGCGGGCCTGGTCGGCCGGGTTCGGGGCCGCGACCACGGCCACGCTCCTCTGCGCCGTCGCGGCCGACCGGCGTCCGGTCGGGGTGGCCGTCGAGGAGCCCGGCGGGACCGTCGGCCGCACCTCCTGGCGCGAGTTCCTGACCTGGACGGCCCTGGCCTCGGGGCCCGTCGTCTGGCTGCTGGCGCTGACGACGCACCTGACTTCCGAGCTGGCGCCGATGCCCCTGCTCTGGACGATCCCGCTGGGCATGTACCTGGTCACGTACATCCTGGCCTTCGCCGGCGTGGGGGAGCGGTGGGCGAGGCGGCTCGCGCCGACGTTCCCCTGGCTGGCGACGGCGCTGACGCTGGTGCTCGCCGCCGGCTTCGTGCACCCGCCCTGGATGCCGCTCCACCTCGCGACGTTCTTCGTCGCGGCCCTGCTCGGCCACAGCCGGCTGGCGGCGATCCGCCCCGAGCCCGGCCGGCTGACGACGTTCTACCTGGCGATCGGCCTCGGCGGGGCGCTCGGGAGCCTCTTCTGCGCGATCCTCGCCCCGTGGCTGTTCGACCGCATGGTCGAGTACCCCCTCGTCGTCTTCGCGTCCTGCATGGCGCTCGCCTGGCCCTCAGGCCGTCGCCTGCGCGGGGAGCTGCCGATCCCGATCCTGATCTTCCTGGCGACCTGGGTGCTGACGAGCTGGCCCGACCTCCGCGACGCGACGGCCGGCGTGCTGGTCGCCATGCTGGCGGCGGGCCTGGGCGTGCTGGCGGTGTGGGAGTCGGGCTCGCGGCCCTTGCGGTTCGCCCTGACGCTGGGGGCCGTCTTCCTGGCGGGCGGCCTGGCGCCCGACCCGGGGGGCGAGGTGATCCGCCGCGGCCGGAACTTCTTCGGCCGGCTCCGGGTCCTGTACGACGCCAAGGCGGACGTCCGCCGGCTGATGCACGGCAGCACCCTGCACGGCCAGCAGAGCCTGGCCCCGGGGCTGCGTGAGGAGCCCTCGACCTACTTCACCCGCTCGGGCCCGATCGGCGAGATGTTCGCCGCGGCGGGGTCGACCCTGGACCGGCCCGGGACGCGGGTGGCGGTCGTCGGCCTGGGGACGGGGACGCTGGCCTGCTACGCCCGGCCGGGCCAGGCCTGGACGTTCTACGAGATCGACGACGCGGTGGCCCGGGTCGCCGAGGACCCCGCCTGCTTCACCTACCTGGCCGACGCCCGCCGCCGCGGGGCCTCCGTCGCGGTCGTCGAGGGGGACGCCCGCCTCCGCCTGGCCGACGCCCCCGACGCCGGCTTCGCGCTGATCGTCCTGGACGCCTTCAGCTCCGACGCCGTCCCCGTCCATCTCCTCTCCCGCGAGGCCGTCGCCCTCTACCGCCGCAAGCTGGCCCCCGGCGGCGTCCTGGCGTTCAACCTGTCCACCAACTTCCTCGACCTGGACCTCTTAATGGCCCGCCAGGCGCTCGACGCCGGCCTCGCCTGCCGCGTCCGCCACGACCGCGAGGTCCCCGCCGCCGCCGTCGAGGCCGGCAAACGCCCCTCTATCTGGGCGCTCATGGCCGAGTCCGAAGCCCTCCCCCCCCTGCCCCCCGACTGGTCCGCCCCTCGCGCCCGGCCCGGCTCGTCCCCCTGGACCGACGACTATTCCGACCTCGCCTCGTACCTCATCCTCGGCCGCCGCCGATCGGGTTCCTTTGGGTCCGTTGGTCCTGCGCCGGAGCCCATTCCCGACACTCGTAAAACGCCGTGA
- a CDS encoding MFS transporter — protein MTEPSESPTRVRFGVLAFLAAMTFVLYLDRVCIGQAAPRIQEELGISDTRMGWVFSAFSLSYVLFEIPTGRWGDRYGSRGVLTRIVVWWSIFTALTGAAGGLVGLLAIRFLFGAGEAGALPNSARVLRVWFSDASRGRAQGLITTAMMLGGTLAPVVSQRLIDGLGWRATFWAFGLVGLAWAAAFYVWFRDDPDSHPGVNGAERRLIADGRGGEDVSRTHSPIPWPLVFRSADIWLLGGAMITMAAIYNLLIAWYPKYLQAARGASAGDSANLASLVLGAGAVGCLFGGWLTDRLTNGRVGRRWGRTLQCVLGAALAAGALAASLSVDSPGLSAAFVALACFGVQIQVPAWWAAATQVSGRHVGALFGLMNMIGNVGGIVSPSFLGWFVDAMKAAGRTGRDQWDPGFWIYVGVALVGMVLWALVDPRRVVGEAVA, from the coding sequence ATGACGGAACCTTCCGAGTCACCGACGCGCGTCCGGTTCGGCGTTCTGGCGTTCCTGGCGGCGATGACGTTCGTGCTGTACCTGGACCGGGTCTGCATCGGCCAGGCGGCGCCGAGGATTCAGGAGGAGCTGGGGATCTCGGACACGCGGATGGGCTGGGTGTTCTCGGCGTTCAGCCTGTCGTACGTGTTGTTCGAGATCCCGACGGGTCGGTGGGGGGACCGCTACGGGTCGCGCGGGGTGCTCACGCGGATCGTGGTCTGGTGGTCGATCTTCACGGCCCTGACGGGGGCGGCGGGGGGGCTCGTCGGCCTGCTGGCGATCCGCTTCCTGTTCGGGGCGGGCGAGGCCGGGGCCCTGCCGAACTCGGCGCGGGTGCTGCGGGTCTGGTTCTCGGACGCCAGCCGGGGGCGGGCGCAGGGGCTGATCACGACGGCCATGATGCTGGGCGGGACGCTGGCGCCGGTGGTCAGCCAGCGGCTCATCGACGGCCTCGGCTGGCGGGCGACGTTCTGGGCGTTCGGCCTGGTGGGGCTGGCCTGGGCCGCGGCCTTCTACGTCTGGTTCCGCGACGACCCCGACTCGCACCCGGGTGTGAACGGGGCCGAACGCCGGTTGATCGCCGACGGCCGAGGCGGCGAGGACGTCTCGCGGACCCACTCGCCCATCCCCTGGCCGCTGGTCTTCCGCTCGGCCGATATCTGGCTGCTGGGCGGGGCGATGATCACGATGGCGGCGATCTACAACCTCCTGATCGCCTGGTACCCCAAGTACCTGCAGGCGGCGCGGGGGGCCTCGGCGGGCGACTCGGCGAACCTCGCCAGCCTGGTCCTGGGCGCGGGGGCCGTCGGCTGCCTGTTCGGGGGCTGGCTGACCGACCGGCTGACCAACGGCCGCGTCGGCCGGCGCTGGGGCCGGACGCTCCAGTGCGTCCTCGGCGCGGCGCTCGCCGCCGGGGCCCTGGCGGCGAGCCTGTCGGTCGACTCGCCGGGGCTCTCGGCCGCGTTCGTCGCCCTGGCCTGCTTCGGCGTCCAGATCCAGGTCCCCGCCTGGTGGGCCGCCGCAACCCAGGTCAGCGGCCGGCACGTCGGGGCCCTGTTCGGGCTCATGAACATGATCGGCAACGTGGGCGGGATCGTCTCGCCGTCGTTCCTCGGCTGGTTCGTCGACGCGATGAAGGCGGCCGGCCGCACGGGCCGCGACCAGTGGGATCCGGGATTCTGGATCTACGTCGGCGTGGCGCTCGTCGGGATGGTCCTTTGGGCCCTGGTCGACCCGCGACGGGTCGTGGGCGAGGCCGTCGCCTGA
- a CDS encoding ABC transporter ATP-binding protein, whose translation MPSNSSHHHWPGSRRGFRSFIRSQREALRRKPEEAPLDDRNRNHPALRHRSLPELYRELYRLLYGRRATIALALATLSLATVLRLVPPAATKAAIDYVLLGRPIPDSVARWSPVAIPESPTHRLQLLVGVVACVTVLATLVGLWSRWIATRTTKRVQIDVRRKVYDHAMRLPLHRVYALKSGGASSLLREDAGGVGELLFSMIYNPWRAVVQFAGGLLVLAWVDWRLLAGAVVLLPLLYVSDRFWNRRIRPIYREVRKKRQQIDAEATEVFGGMRVVRAFGRQKSESTRFMIENHLMARLELFVWWVSRVVELIWELLVPLASVALLYYGGSQVLSGRLSLGDMMMFLVYLTMLLEPMAVLATSVTQFQNNLSGFDRVLDLLAEPREMADRPGVRRVEKGRVEGRITLEDVSFAYPGSDRMVIRDVDLEIEPGETIALVGRSGSGKTTLCNLVARFYDPTLGAVRLDGVPLPEYDVESYRRLLGVVEQDVFLFDGTIAENISYGDRSATRAKILEAAEAANAAEFIERLPEGYETVIGERGVRLSGGQRQRLAIARAILADPRIFILDEATSNLDSESERLIQQSLGRLLKGRTSFVIAHRLSTIKNADRILVLEDGVVVEAGAHEDLMAAAGPYRDMVELQSLGGE comes from the coding sequence ATGCCCTCGAACTCCTCCCACCACCACTGGCCCGGCAGCCGTCGGGGATTCCGGTCGTTCATCCGATCCCAGCGCGAGGCCCTGAGGCGCAAGCCCGAGGAGGCCCCGCTCGACGACCGGAACCGCAACCACCCGGCCCTGCGGCACCGCTCGCTCCCCGAGCTGTACCGCGAGCTGTACCGGCTGCTGTACGGCCGCCGCGCGACGATCGCGCTGGCGTTGGCCACCCTGTCGCTCGCCACGGTGCTGAGGCTGGTCCCCCCGGCCGCCACCAAGGCCGCGATCGACTACGTCCTGCTGGGCCGGCCGATCCCCGACTCCGTCGCGAGGTGGTCGCCGGTCGCGATCCCCGAATCGCCCACCCATCGGCTGCAGCTTCTGGTCGGGGTGGTCGCCTGCGTGACGGTGCTGGCGACCCTGGTCGGCCTCTGGAGCCGCTGGATCGCGACGCGGACGACCAAGCGGGTCCAGATCGACGTCCGCCGCAAGGTCTACGACCACGCCATGCGGCTGCCGCTGCACCGGGTCTACGCGCTGAAGTCGGGCGGCGCGTCGAGCCTGCTCCGCGAGGACGCCGGCGGCGTCGGCGAGTTGCTCTTCAGCATGATCTACAACCCCTGGCGGGCCGTCGTCCAGTTCGCCGGCGGCCTGCTCGTGCTGGCCTGGGTCGACTGGCGGCTGCTGGCCGGCGCGGTCGTGCTGCTGCCCTTGCTCTACGTCTCGGACCGCTTCTGGAACCGCCGCATCCGGCCGATCTACCGCGAGGTCCGCAAGAAGCGCCAGCAGATCGACGCCGAGGCGACCGAGGTCTTCGGCGGCATGCGGGTCGTCCGCGCCTTCGGCCGCCAGAAGAGCGAGTCGACGCGGTTCATGATCGAGAACCACCTGATGGCCCGCCTGGAGTTGTTCGTCTGGTGGGTCTCGCGGGTCGTCGAGCTGATCTGGGAACTGCTGGTGCCGCTGGCCTCGGTGGCGCTGCTGTACTACGGCGGCTCGCAGGTCCTGTCGGGCCGGCTCTCGCTGGGCGACATGATGATGTTCCTGGTCTACCTGACGATGCTGCTGGAGCCGATGGCCGTCCTGGCGACGAGCGTGACCCAGTTCCAGAACAACCTCTCGGGCTTCGACCGCGTGCTCGACCTGCTGGCCGAGCCCCGCGAGATGGCCGACCGGCCCGGCGTGCGACGGGTCGAGAAGGGCCGGGTCGAGGGCCGCATCACCCTGGAGGACGTCTCGTTCGCCTACCCCGGATCCGACCGCATGGTCATCCGCGACGTGGACCTGGAGATCGAGCCGGGCGAGACGATCGCGCTGGTGGGCCGCAGCGGGTCGGGCAAGACGACGCTCTGCAACCTGGTCGCGCGGTTCTACGACCCGACGCTCGGCGCGGTCCGGCTCGACGGCGTCCCCCTGCCGGAGTACGACGTCGAGAGCTACCGCCGGCTCCTGGGCGTGGTCGAGCAGGACGTCTTCCTGTTCGACGGCACCATCGCCGAGAACATCAGCTATGGCGACCGCTCCGCCACCCGCGCCAAGATCCTCGAGGCCGCCGAGGCCGCCAACGCCGCCGAGTTCATCGAGCGCCTGCCCGAGGGCTACGAGACCGTCATCGGCGAGCGCGGGGTGCGCCTGAGCGGCGGCCAGCGCCAGCGGCTGGCGATCGCGCGGGCGATCCTGGCCGACCCCCGCATCTTCATCCTCGACGAGGCCACCAGCAACCTCGACAGCGAGAGCGAGCGGCTGATCCAGCAGAGCCTGGGCCGGCTCCTGAAGGGCCGGACCTCGTTCGTGATCGCCCACCGCCTGAGCACCATCAAGAACGCCGACCGCATCCTCGTCCTCGAAGACGGCGTCGTCGTCGAGGCCGGCGCCCACGAGGACCTGATGGCCGCCGCCGGCCCCTACCGCGACATGGTCGAGCTGCAAAGCCTCGGCGGCGAGTGA
- a CDS encoding tetratricopeptide repeat protein yields the protein MPARRPLAAWSSVAVCAAILTACPIAGAEEARDARVGQVVVLEDGAELQADGAAGAMPSQDERRRALIAHTIDRVDGGRLRLVAEGGGPEGWAKAGDVVPLAEAVAVYTERIRLKPEDGRLFTRRGGVRLLRKEYDEAVADFSEALRLDPESAAAWYGRGLSWAAKDERDKALADYDEAIRLGPDLAGARVRRAVIRGFQGDQDGAIADCDEAIRLGATDASIYALRGFARRQKGEAEAAVADYDEAVRLGTRDAAVFGNRARIRAERSDLDGALADYDRAVELEPDLPGVYAERAGIRIRKGRPGEALADYDEAIRRAPHDPDSFFHRAATHSAMKDRDKAIADYGEALRLRPGDPAALVGRAYARQDEGDLDGAIADCDAAIAADPTGPDAYAFRGYVRFTRELYDAALADLNEAIRLGSESAAVYANRAKLRVERSDPDGALSDYDAAIRLDPAIVDAHAERGALRLGKGMYAEALGDYDEVLRRNPEDAKALVARGWIRFKLRDDDGALADLDQALRLDADDPQAYLYRGHVRSRKEEYDKAIADFDVAIRLEPNFAEAYRERGKAMGNKGQDAGAIVDFDAAIRLDPEDAYAYQCRGISRSLLKDHDGAAADFDAAVRRGTGPEVRFAKVLARFAAGRPEAVADARETIEATGWRGRDPIDAAIVGSLAATRAKDHAAARALLDEAAEEAEEGGWPYPVIEYLRGDLTSEALLDAAPDDRDRSEAQCWVALDRLLAGRVDEAAAMLRKIKERGPRTATERAALAELERREATKPAAP from the coding sequence ATGCCCGCGCGAAGGCCGCTTGCAGCTTGGTCGTCGGTCGCGGTCTGCGCCGCGATCCTCACCGCGTGCCCGATCGCCGGGGCGGAGGAGGCGCGGGACGCCCGCGTGGGCCAGGTCGTGGTCCTGGAGGACGGGGCCGAGCTGCAGGCCGACGGGGCGGCGGGCGCGATGCCGTCCCAGGACGAGCGACGGCGGGCCCTGATCGCTCACACGATCGATCGCGTCGACGGCGGGCGGCTCCGCCTCGTCGCCGAGGGCGGCGGCCCCGAGGGGTGGGCGAAGGCGGGCGACGTCGTCCCCCTGGCCGAGGCCGTCGCCGTCTACACCGAACGGATCCGCCTGAAGCCCGAAGACGGCCGGCTCTTCACGCGCCGCGGCGGCGTCCGGCTCCTGCGCAAGGAGTACGACGAGGCCGTCGCCGACTTCTCCGAGGCCCTCCGCCTCGACCCGGAATCCGCGGCGGCCTGGTACGGCCGCGGCCTCTCCTGGGCTGCGAAGGACGAGCGTGACAAGGCCCTCGCCGACTATGACGAGGCGATCCGCCTCGGCCCCGATCTCGCCGGGGCGCGCGTCCGACGAGCCGTGATCCGCGGCTTTCAGGGCGATCAAGATGGTGCGATCGCGGATTGCGATGAGGCGATCCGCCTCGGCGCGACCGACGCGTCCATTTACGCCCTCCGCGGCTTCGCCCGCCGGCAGAAGGGCGAGGCGGAGGCGGCGGTCGCCGACTACGACGAGGCCGTCCGCCTCGGGACCAGGGACGCTGCCGTCTTCGGCAATCGGGCCCGCATCCGCGCCGAGAGGTCGGACCTGGACGGCGCGCTCGCCGACTACGATCGGGCCGTCGAGTTGGAACCCGACCTCCCGGGCGTCTATGCCGAACGCGCCGGCATCCGCATCCGCAAGGGCCGGCCGGGCGAAGCCCTCGCCGACTACGATGAGGCGATCCGCCGCGCGCCGCACGATCCCGACTCCTTCTTTCATCGAGCCGCGACCCATTCGGCGATGAAAGACCGCGATAAGGCGATCGCCGACTATGGCGAGGCCTTGCGGCTCCGGCCCGGCGACCCCGCCGCCCTCGTCGGACGAGCCTACGCTCGGCAGGACGAGGGCGACCTCGACGGCGCGATCGCCGATTGCGATGCGGCGATCGCGGCCGACCCTACGGGCCCCGACGCCTACGCGTTTCGCGGCTACGTCCGCTTTACGAGGGAGTTGTACGACGCCGCGCTCGCCGACTTGAACGAGGCGATCCGGCTCGGGTCCGAGTCGGCGGCGGTCTACGCCAATCGGGCGAAGCTCCGGGTCGAGCGATCGGACCCGGACGGGGCCCTCAGCGACTACGACGCCGCCATCCGGCTCGATCCCGCGATCGTCGACGCCCACGCCGAACGCGGCGCCCTCCGGCTCGGCAAGGGTATGTACGCCGAGGCGCTCGGCGACTATGACGAGGTCTTGCGCCGCAATCCTGAAGACGCGAAGGCCCTCGTCGCCCGCGGCTGGATCCGCTTCAAGCTCCGGGACGACGATGGAGCCCTCGCCGACCTCGACCAGGCCCTGCGACTCGATGCGGACGACCCACAGGCCTACCTGTACCGCGGCCATGTCCGGTCCAGGAAGGAGGAGTACGACAAGGCGATCGCCGACTTCGACGTCGCGATCCGTCTCGAACCGAATTTCGCTGAGGCCTATCGCGAGCGGGGAAAGGCGATGGGCAACAAGGGCCAGGACGCCGGCGCGATCGTCGACTTCGACGCGGCGATCCGCCTCGACCCCGAGGACGCCTATGCCTACCAATGCCGCGGGATCTCCCGGTCCTTGCTGAAGGACCACGACGGGGCCGCCGCCGACTTCGACGCGGCGGTGCGCCGGGGCACCGGCCCCGAGGTGCGATTCGCGAAGGTCCTGGCGCGGTTCGCCGCCGGTCGCCCCGAGGCCGTCGCCGACGCCCGCGAGACGATCGAGGCGACGGGCTGGAGGGGCCGCGATCCCATCGACGCCGCGATCGTCGGCAGCCTCGCCGCGACGAGGGCCAAGGACCACGCCGCGGCCAGGGCCCTGCTGGACGAGGCCGCCGAGGAGGCCGAGGAGGGGGGCTGGCCGTACCCGGTGATCGAATACCTCCGCGGCGACCTGACTTCGGAGGCCCTCCTGGACGCCGCGCCCGACGATCGCGACCGGTCCGAGGCGCAATGCTGGGTGGCCCTGGACCGGCTCCTGGCCGGCCGCGTCGACGAGGCCGCGGCCATGCTCCGCAAGATCAAGGAACGCGGCCCCCGCACCGCCACCGAGCGGGCCGCCCTCGCCGAACTGGAACGGCGCGAAGCGACGAAGCCGGCCGCCCCCTGA
- a CDS encoding Gfo/Idh/MocA family protein, with translation MNVRIATPAALSLFLLATACVAQEAAPAEKPLRAGLIGLDTSHAVAFTKLLNDPKSPPEVAGVRVVAAFPGGSPDVPSSRDRVPEYTKALKETYGVEIVDSIDALLEKVDVVLLESVDGRPHLEQAKPVFKARKPVFIDKPVAGSVADAIAIFALAKETGTPVFSSSALRFSPGIAAMRAGKLGAVAGCDAYSPCELEEHHPDLFWYGVHGVETLFTIMGTGCEAVSRTTTPGSDVAVGVWKGGRIGTFRGIRDGAPHDFGATVFGAKGIGQSGGYVGYQPLVGEIVKFFKTGQAPVSPEETLEIFAFMEAADESKRQEGRPVTIPSVLAKAQAEVASRGK, from the coding sequence ATGAACGTTCGGATCGCCACGCCGGCCGCCCTGTCCTTGTTCCTCCTCGCGACCGCGTGCGTCGCGCAGGAGGCCGCGCCGGCGGAGAAGCCGTTGCGGGCCGGGCTCATCGGGCTCGACACCTCGCACGCGGTCGCCTTCACCAAGCTCTTGAACGACCCCAAGTCGCCCCCCGAGGTGGCCGGCGTCCGCGTCGTCGCGGCGTTCCCCGGCGGCAGCCCGGACGTCCCGTCCAGCCGCGACCGCGTCCCCGAGTACACCAAGGCCCTCAAGGAGACCTACGGCGTCGAGATCGTCGACTCGATCGACGCCCTGCTGGAGAAGGTCGACGTCGTCCTGCTGGAGAGCGTCGACGGCCGCCCCCACCTGGAGCAGGCGAAGCCCGTCTTCAAGGCCCGCAAGCCGGTGTTCATCGACAAGCCGGTCGCCGGCAGCGTGGCCGACGCGATCGCGATCTTCGCCCTGGCCAAGGAGACGGGCACGCCGGTCTTCTCCAGCTCGGCCCTGCGGTTCTCGCCCGGGATCGCCGCGATGCGCGCGGGCAAGCTCGGCGCGGTGGCCGGCTGCGACGCCTACAGCCCCTGCGAGCTGGAGGAGCACCACCCGGACCTGTTCTGGTACGGCGTCCACGGCGTCGAGACCCTCTTCACGATCATGGGGACCGGCTGCGAAGCCGTCTCGCGGACGACGACGCCCGGCTCCGACGTGGCCGTCGGCGTCTGGAAGGGCGGCCGGATCGGCACCTTCCGCGGCATCCGCGACGGCGCGCCGCACGACTTCGGCGCGACGGTCTTCGGCGCCAAGGGGATCGGCCAGAGCGGCGGCTACGTCGGCTACCAGCCCCTGGTCGGCGAGATCGTCAAGTTCTTCAAGACCGGCCAGGCCCCCGTGAGCCCCGAGGAGACGCTCGAGATCTTCGCCTTCATGGAGGCCGCCGACGAGAGCAAGCGCCAGGAAGGCCGCCCCGTGACCATCCCCAGCGTCCTCGCCAAGGCCCAGGCCGAGGTCGCCTCGCGCGGCAAGTGA